The Argentina anserina chromosome 3, drPotAnse1.1, whole genome shotgun sequence genome includes a region encoding these proteins:
- the LOC126787098 gene encoding uncharacterized protein LOC126787098, producing the protein MGHYASACSKPRKHGCFRCGQAGHMARDCTRPQQGGPEHQQRQLPAGQARVFAVGQRGLIPTSLGSSLCVTSPLRVSLELETICNACPIVIGGREFSAFLIVISDHTYDVILGIDWLRPHHALIDCFDMVVFFHVPEEPLFHYRFLRSDNSLRIGVLSHVESMDREIVIVEVVVVSEYSEVFQEIPGLPPRRVVDFCINVVPGTALVLKAPYRMGRNELKELKV; encoded by the exons ATGGGTCACTATGCCTCAGCTTGCTCGAAGCCGAGAAAGCATGGATGTTTCAGGTGTGGGCAGGCGGGACATATGGCTAGAGATTGCACCCGACCTCAGCAGGGTGGACCGGAGCACCAGCAGAGGCAGTTACctgcgggccaagctagagtctttgcagtgggtcagcggg GTTTGATCCCTACATCTTTGGGaagctctttatgtgtcacttctcCTCTGCGAGTGTCTCTAGAGCTTGAGACGATCTGCAatgcttgtcctattgtgatcggAGGTAGAGAATTCTCTGCTTTCTTGATAGTGATTTCGGACCACACCTATGACGTGAtcttaggaattgattggttgaggccacaTCATGccttgattgattgttttgacatggtagtgtttttCCATGTTCCCGAGGAGCCACTTTTTCATTATCGTTTTCTCAGATCAGATAATTCCTTGAGGATAGGAGTATTGTCACATGTTGAGTCTATGGATAGGGAGATAGTTATTGTAGAGGTTGTTGTGGTGtccgagtatagtgaggtgtttcaggagataccGGGTTTACCTCCTCGGAGAGTTGTTGATTTCTGCATTAATGTTGTACCTGGTACTGCACTTGTGTTGAAGGCACCTTATCGGATGGGGCGGAACGAActtaaggagttgaaggtgTAG